A stretch of the Flavobacterium aquiphilum genome encodes the following:
- a CDS encoding lactate utilization protein B: MSSTKIVEHSEAAARFNKDGKRVDWHDETLWFVREKRDKAAHQIPDWELLRETASKIKNNVLSNIHDYLVEFEENALKNGVIVHWAADGKEHNEIVHSIIAKHGVKQMVKSKSMLTEECHLNEYLTEKGIDVIDTDLGERIVQLRNEPPSHIVLPAIHLKKEDVSETFHEHLGTEKGNNNPQYLTEAARLHLRDTFLTRKVALTGVNFAVAETGEFVVCTNEGNADMGAHLADVHIACMGFEKLIPQRKHLGVFLRLLARSATGQPITTFSSHFKKPREGQEMHIVIVDNGRTTQLGREDFRNSLKCIRCGACMNTCPVYRRSGGHSYHNAVAGPIGSILAPNLDMSKNADLPFASTLCGSCTNVCPVKIDIHDQLYKWRQVLVKEGHTPTAKTIAMNTMATVLASPTVFNLAGKMGKFVMKNAPIMVNNGLNKWYDNREMPEVPEESFRDWYKKNSRESKGKNNE; the protein is encoded by the coding sequence ATGTCTTCAACAAAAATAGTAGAACACAGTGAAGCTGCCGCTCGTTTTAACAAGGATGGGAAACGGGTAGATTGGCATGATGAAACACTTTGGTTCGTTCGGGAGAAACGTGATAAAGCAGCTCATCAAATTCCGGATTGGGAATTACTGAGAGAAACAGCGTCTAAGATTAAGAATAATGTTCTTTCGAATATTCATGATTATCTGGTGGAATTTGAAGAGAACGCTCTTAAAAATGGTGTTATCGTTCATTGGGCTGCCGACGGAAAAGAACACAATGAAATTGTACATTCTATAATTGCAAAGCATGGTGTTAAGCAGATGGTTAAATCCAAATCGATGCTTACCGAAGAATGTCATCTGAATGAATATTTAACCGAAAAAGGGATTGATGTAATCGATACCGATTTGGGAGAACGTATTGTTCAACTTAGAAATGAACCGCCCAGCCATATTGTTTTACCCGCTATTCACCTTAAAAAAGAAGATGTAAGCGAAACTTTTCACGAGCATTTAGGAACAGAGAAAGGGAACAACAATCCGCAATATTTAACCGAAGCCGCAAGATTGCACCTGAGGGATACTTTTTTAACGAGGAAAGTGGCTTTAACAGGGGTGAATTTTGCTGTTGCAGAAACCGGTGAGTTTGTGGTTTGTACCAATGAAGGAAATGCTGATATGGGAGCTCATCTTGCCGATGTGCATATCGCTTGTATGGGATTTGAAAAATTGATTCCGCAGCGCAAACATCTTGGTGTTTTTCTTAGATTATTAGCTAGAAGTGCTACAGGACAACCAATAACCACTTTTTCCAGTCATTTTAAAAAGCCGAGAGAAGGGCAGGAAATGCACATTGTTATTGTGGATAACGGCAGAACAACACAATTGGGAAGAGAAGATTTCAGGAATTCTTTGAAATGTATCCGTTGTGGAGCCTGTATGAATACTTGTCCGGTTTATAGACGCAGTGGTGGACATAGTTACCATAACGCGGTTGCAGGTCCTATTGGTTCTATTTTGGCTCCTAATTTGGATATGAGCAAAAATGCCGATTTACCGTTTGCAAGTACGCTTTGTGGTTCTTGTACCAATGTATGTCCTGTAAAAATTGATATCCATGATCAATTGTACAAATGGCGACAGGTGTTGGTAAAAGAAGGGCATACCCCAACAGCAAAAACAATTGCCATGAATACAATGGCAACCGTTTTGGCAAGTCCTACCGTATTTAATTTGGCAGGTAAAATGGGGAAATTTGTAATGAAAAATGCACCTATCATGGTTAATAATGGTTTAAACAAATGGTATGATAACAGGGAAATGCCCGAAGTACCGGAAGAATCATTTAGAGATTGGTATAAGAAAAATTCAAGAGAATCAAAAGGGAAAAACAATGAGTAG
- a CDS encoding LutC/YkgG family protein, translated as MSSKVEILRKVKQNQPAFVSELPDLNVLGSESFDILEKYKTVLKGIGGDFVEVRDYHDIIDFVKKNYAVDKRIITTIPELSEIAKTDWLDVDPHSLEDVELTLVKAHFGVAENSALWVTDAILGQRVSAFIPQYLAIVVNKHNIVATMHQAYDRIGSQEYGFGTFIAGPSKTADIEQSLVLGAHGARGLVVFLME; from the coding sequence ATGAGTAGTAAAGTTGAAATATTACGAAAAGTAAAGCAAAATCAGCCAGCATTTGTTAGTGAATTGCCAGATTTGAATGTTTTGGGTTCTGAAAGTTTTGACATACTCGAAAAATATAAAACGGTTTTAAAGGGTATTGGTGGTGATTTTGTTGAAGTCAGAGATTATCACGATATAATTGACTTTGTAAAGAAAAATTACGCCGTAGATAAAAGAATAATCACGACTATACCGGAACTGTCCGAAATTGCAAAGACAGATTGGTTGGATGTCGATCCACATTCTTTGGAAGATGTAGAATTGACTTTGGTTAAGGCACATTTTGGCGTTGCCGAAAATTCGGCACTTTGGGTAACCGACGCTATTTTGGGTCAAAGAGTTTCAGCGTTTATACCACAATATTTGGCTATTGTCGTAAATAAGCATAATATTGTAGCTACTATGCATCAAGCTTATGATCGGATAGGTAGTCAAGAATATGGTTTTGGAACTTTTATTGCCGGGCCATCAAAAACTGCTGACATCGAACAATCCCTTGTATTGGGGGCACATGGAGCGCGAGGTTTAGTAGTATTTTTAATGGAATAG